In one Magallana gigas chromosome 9, xbMagGiga1.1, whole genome shotgun sequence genomic region, the following are encoded:
- the LOC105330773 gene encoding uncharacterized protein isoform X3 codes for MKKPISPGNTKKFLYTGAKKDDPGEDQWIFSPRKETNPVSGSKFDMDDVWSIKKNVSASGGLMNPSDGLNLKANSTYYSRYGGIKDKNDSRFGTPSSNKSSNAQGTSSTWNSNYTSKGFSYGMNSKDPTPQPTPRTGRNNNATFNDSSLW; via the exons ATGAAGAAGCCAATCAGTCCAG GTAACACCAAGAAGTTCTTGTACACGGGGGCCAAGAAGGATGACCCCGGGGAGGATCAGTGGATATTTTCCCCTCGCAAGGAGACCAACCCTGTCTCTG GTTCCAAGTTTGATATGGATGATGTCTGGAGTATAAAGAAGAATGTGTCAGCTAGTGGGGGCCTGATGAATCCGAGTGATGGCCTGAACCTTAAGGCGAACTCCACGTACTACTCCAGATACGGGGGCATTAAAG ATAAGAATGACTCCAGATTTGGAACACCCAGCTCTAACAAGAGCAGCAATGCTCAGG GTACTTCATCCACCTGGAATTCCAACTACACATCTAAAGGTTTCAGCTACGGCATGAACAGTAAAGATCCGACCCCTCAGCCCACACCCCGAACCGGACGAAACAATAACGCTACATTCAACGACTCCTCCCTTTGGTGA
- the LOC105330773 gene encoding uncharacterized protein isoform X4, giving the protein MNGKGNTKKFLYTGAKKDDPGEDQWIFSPRKETNPVSGSKFDMDDVWSIKKNVSASGGLMNPSDGLNLKANSTYYSRYGGIKDKNDSRFGTPSSNKSSNAQGTSSTWNSNYTSKGFSYGMNSKDPTPQPTPRTGRNNNATFNDSSLW; this is encoded by the exons ATGAATGGGAAAG GTAACACCAAGAAGTTCTTGTACACGGGGGCCAAGAAGGATGACCCCGGGGAGGATCAGTGGATATTTTCCCCTCGCAAGGAGACCAACCCTGTCTCTG GTTCCAAGTTTGATATGGATGATGTCTGGAGTATAAAGAAGAATGTGTCAGCTAGTGGGGGCCTGATGAATCCGAGTGATGGCCTGAACCTTAAGGCGAACTCCACGTACTACTCCAGATACGGGGGCATTAAAG ATAAGAATGACTCCAGATTTGGAACACCCAGCTCTAACAAGAGCAGCAATGCTCAGG GTACTTCATCCACCTGGAATTCCAACTACACATCTAAAGGTTTCAGCTACGGCATGAACAGTAAAGATCCGACCCCTCAGCCCACACCCCGAACCGGACGAAACAATAACGCTACATTCAACGACTCCTCCCTTTGGTGA
- the LOC105330773 gene encoding uncharacterized protein isoform X2, which yields MRNEDNFQSGNTKKFLYTGAKKDDPGEDQWIFSPRKETNPVSGSKFDMDDVWSIKKNVSASGGLMNPSDGLNLKANSTYYSRYGGIKDKNDSRFGTPSSNKSSNAQGTSSTWNSNYTSKGFSYGMNSKDPTPQPTPRTGRNNNATFNDSSLW from the exons GTAACACCAAGAAGTTCTTGTACACGGGGGCCAAGAAGGATGACCCCGGGGAGGATCAGTGGATATTTTCCCCTCGCAAGGAGACCAACCCTGTCTCTG GTTCCAAGTTTGATATGGATGATGTCTGGAGTATAAAGAAGAATGTGTCAGCTAGTGGGGGCCTGATGAATCCGAGTGATGGCCTGAACCTTAAGGCGAACTCCACGTACTACTCCAGATACGGGGGCATTAAAG ATAAGAATGACTCCAGATTTGGAACACCCAGCTCTAACAAGAGCAGCAATGCTCAGG GTACTTCATCCACCTGGAATTCCAACTACACATCTAAAGGTTTCAGCTACGGCATGAACAGTAAAGATCCGACCCCTCAGCCCACACCCCGAACCGGACGAAACAATAACGCTACATTCAACGACTCCTCCCTTTGGTGA